A stretch of the Corynebacterium maris DSM 45190 genome encodes the following:
- a CDS encoding polysaccharide biosynthesis tyrosine autokinase, producing MNEWKMITRAIRSRWWVIVLVAAAVTALGATVVAQRLELYEANARVGIQVMATTDDSSGLYQGSLAAESKVASYSELISSDQLLEIASVNSGLSAEELRVNVSTERLEDTVLFDVRAIAHSPEAAVLRANAVADAYPDFVAELEIPNADSSPLAYAVVMDSARPLEAPLPPTNTQLIILSLVAGLALGLGLALLIDFLDKRIRRTEDIREIAADTPIIGEIPEGKRAGEKGLVDFQGGYSPVAEAMRNLRTQIRFLGGGPQVMMVTSAMPGEGKSFVTSNLSRSFVEAGERVLLLNADLRAPTIEKIFHVSGRTGLSNVLAGQVDLKDVVIPGKNGDPDIVPTGPTPANPSELLGLDRMKHLLLEARKQYDIVLIDVSPVVAVTDPLVLAPHVDAVIVVSRIGSSASPRLARTLQLLTNAGVSTSGIVANGVSRATALQGSFNLRYGSYGSGNLEVAPLYATRSTPTEEAAQLPAGSTAAGHVGN from the coding sequence ATGAACGAATGGAAAATGATCACTCGAGCGATCCGCTCGCGGTGGTGGGTAATCGTGCTCGTGGCCGCAGCGGTCACTGCGCTCGGAGCCACGGTTGTGGCGCAGCGCCTTGAACTGTACGAAGCCAACGCCCGCGTGGGCATCCAGGTCATGGCGACCACGGACGACAGCTCCGGGCTGTACCAGGGCTCTCTCGCGGCGGAGTCGAAGGTCGCCTCCTATTCGGAACTGATCAGTTCGGATCAGCTCCTGGAGATCGCTTCGGTCAACTCCGGCCTCTCCGCCGAAGAACTCCGGGTCAACGTGAGCACTGAGCGGCTCGAGGACACCGTCCTTTTCGATGTCAGGGCCATCGCTCACTCCCCGGAGGCCGCGGTCCTCCGCGCCAACGCCGTCGCCGACGCCTATCCGGATTTCGTGGCCGAGTTGGAAATTCCGAACGCAGATTCCAGCCCGCTCGCCTACGCCGTCGTGATGGATTCGGCCCGGCCGCTGGAGGCGCCCCTGCCCCCGACGAATACGCAGCTGATCATCCTCAGCCTGGTCGCGGGGCTGGCGCTGGGCCTGGGGCTGGCGCTGCTCATCGACTTCCTGGACAAGCGCATCCGCCGCACGGAAGACATCCGCGAGATCGCCGCCGACACGCCGATCATCGGCGAAATCCCCGAAGGCAAGCGCGCCGGCGAGAAGGGGCTGGTCGACTTCCAAGGTGGTTACTCCCCGGTGGCGGAGGCAATGCGCAATCTGCGCACTCAGATCCGCTTCCTCGGCGGCGGCCCACAGGTGATGATGGTCACTTCGGCCATGCCGGGGGAGGGCAAAAGCTTCGTCACCAGCAATCTCTCCCGTTCCTTCGTGGAGGCCGGCGAGCGTGTGCTGCTGCTCAACGCTGATTTGCGGGCGCCGACCATCGAGAAGATCTTCCACGTCTCCGGCCGCACCGGCCTCTCCAACGTTTTGGCCGGCCAGGTTGATCTCAAGGACGTGGTCATCCCCGGCAAGAACGGCGACCCGGACATCGTCCCGACCGGTCCGACTCCGGCAAACCCTTCCGAGCTGCTCGGACTGGACCGGATGAAGCATCTTTTGCTCGAGGCGCGGAAGCAGTACGACATCGTCCTCATCGACGTGTCCCCGGTGGTCGCCGTCACGGACCCGCTCGTCCTGGCACCCCATGTCGACGCCGTCATCGTGGTCAGCCGCATTGGTTCCAGCGCCTCTCCGCGGCTGGCTCGTACGCTCCAGCTGCTCACGAACGCCGGAGTGTCCACCAGCGGCATCGTGGCTAACGGCGTGTCGCGCGCCACTGCGCTCCAGGGCTCCTTCAACCTCCGCTACGGCTCCTACGGTTCGGGGAACCTGGAGGTGGCGCCCCTGTACGCCACC